A DNA window from Brassica napus cultivar Da-Ae chromosome C1, Da-Ae, whole genome shotgun sequence contains the following coding sequences:
- the LOC106439247 gene encoding uncharacterized protein LOC106439247, with protein sequence MAPLKYLCFRKVLLLLLLFSCSSFFATFASSETSVDDELQQTQSLDLHFRVRRLLVKDLEISDDVEETNPPPRKKKKLTDSVTSPSSTSGTKKNQTKVIKPISSSTKNQTKLPKTTSSKLNSTKSSSNTTKAGSDLKKLKSSNSTSSTKKQADLSKSTSSKNKTTTKPQSSKLSPPPEKKKAPPTSKPATKPKPAEKAIKPFWLDDEEDEDFVSEFRDLPTRFQRSLIPDLERISTTSKSYINKANKEITKNFKPYFGNKYSPTIASVVSFVFILVPLLLVSLVFNRFKAYFSLQKLLIFIQIYLSIYFSILCLSSLVTGIEPLKFLYATSSSTYVCLQIMQTLGYVFYLLLLLMYLVLVFSTDCSLGLRVLGLAQTFVGFAVGLHYYVAVFHRVLLRQPPKTNWKVHGVYATCFLLICLLSSAERRKKEYLEDGGEEGKKN encoded by the coding sequence ATGGCTCCACTCAAGTACTTGTGTTTTAGAAAGGTACTCTTGTTGCTCCTCCTCTTTTCTTGCTCTTCTTTCTTTGCTACTTTTGCCTCATCAGAAACTTCTGTTGATGATGAGCTACAACAAACACAATCCTTAGATCTACATTTTCGAGTGAGAAGACTGTTGGTAAAAGATCTAGAAATTAGCGATGATGTTGAGGAAACCAATCCTCCTCCtcgcaagaagaagaagcttacaGATTCTGTTACATCACCATCATCAACATCCGGTACAAAAAAGAACCAAACCAAGGTCATTAAACCGATCTCTTCATCGACCAAGAACCAAACTAAACTCCCCAAGACCACCTCTTCCAAACTCAACTCAACCAAATCATCTTCCAACACGACCAAGGCCGGATCAGACCTCAAGAAGCTCAAATCCTCAAATTCTACTTCTTCGACCAAGAAACAAGCAGATCTGTCCAAATCAACCTCATCGAAAAACAAAACCACCACAAAACCTCAAAGCTCCAAACTCTCTCCTCCTccagagaaaaagaaagcacCACCAACCTCAAAGCCAGCCACCAAGCCCAAACCAGCAGAGAAAGCAATCAAACCCTTCTGGCTAGACGACGAGGAAGACGAAGACTTCGTCAGCGAGTTCAGAGACCTCCCAACCAGATTCCAAAGATCGCTAATCCCAGACCTAGAGAGAATCTCAACCACATCGAAAAGCTACATCAACAAAGCCAACAAAGAGATCACCAAGAACTTCAAACCCTACTTCGGCAACAAGTACTCACCGACCATCGCCTCCGTCGTCTCCTTCGTCTTCATCCTCGTCCCTCTCCTCCTAGTCTCCCTCGTCTTCAACCGTTTCAAAGCCTACTTCTCCCTCCAGAAACTCCTCATCTTCATCCAAATCTACCTCTCCATCTACTTCTCCATCCTCTGCCTCTCCTCGCTCGTCACCGGCATCGAGCCTCTCAAGTTCCTCTACGCCACGTCGAGCTCGACCTACGTTTGCTTGCAGATCATGCAGACCTTGGGCTACGTCTTCTACCTCTTGCTTCTCCTCATGTACCTCGTCCTCGTCTTCTCGACTGATTGTAGTTTGGGCCTTAGAGTTTTGGGCTTGGCTCAGACGTTCGTGGGCTTTGCGGTGGGTCTGCATTATTACGTGGCGGTGTTTCATAGGGTGCTGCTTCGTCAGCCTCCGAAGACGAACTGGAAGGTGCACGGTGTCTACGCCACGTGTTTTCTTCTGATTTGTTTGTTGTCTAGTGCGGAGAGGAGGAAGAAAGAGTACTTGGAAGATGGCGGTGAGGAAGGcaagaaaaattga
- the LOC106439278 gene encoding uncharacterized protein LOC106439278 — protein MERSTPVRNPHTSTADLLSWSETPPPDHSSPSAARSHQPSDGISKVLGGGQITEEEAQSLNKLKNCSGYKLKEMTGSGIFTNEPKGVSESDSTTGLRYYQQTLNGVSQISFSADGNVSPKKPTTLTEVAKQRELSGNLLTEADLKSKKQISSAKIEEISGHNIFGPPTEIQPPRSLAAAQQEARRGNRDMGEPAPRNLRTSVKVSNPAGGQSNILFSEEPEVKTSKKIHDQKFQELTGNGIFKGDESPGTGDKQLSSAKLREMSGNNIFADGKSESRDYFGGVRKPPGGESSISLV, from the exons ATGGAGAGAAGCACGCCAGTGAGAAACCCTCACACCTCCACCGCCGATCTGCTTTCCTGGTCGGAAACTCCTCCTCCTGATCACTCATCCCCTTCCGCCGCTCGTTCTCACCAG CCGTCAGATGGAATCAGCAAGGTTCTTGGCGGCGGTCAGATCACAGAAGAGGAGGCTCAGTCCCTCAATAAGCT GAAGAACTGCTCAGGTTACAAGTTAAAAGAGATGACTGGCAGTGGCATCTTTACTAATGAGCCCAAAGGCGTCTCTGAATCCGATTCTACTACCGGACTTCGTTACTATCAA caaactCTGAACGGAGTGAGTCAGATATCTTTCAGCGCCGACGGTAATGTCTCCCCCAAGAAACCAACCACTTTAACCGAGGTTGCAAAGCAGAGAGAGCTGAGCGGAAACTTGCTAACCGAGGCGGACCtaaagagcaagaagcagataTCGAGCGCTAAGATCGAGGAGATAAGCGGTCACAACATCTTCGGACCTCCAACTGAGATCCAGCCTCCTCGGTCCTTGGCCGCTGCTCAGCAAGAAGCTAGACGAGGTAACAGAGACATGGGAGAGCCTGCTCCAAGGAACCTTCGCACTTCTGTTAAAGTTTCCAAT CCTGCGGGAGGACAGAGCAACATACTGTTTAGTGAAGAGCCTGAAGTGAAGACGTCGAAGAAGATACATGACCAGAAGTTTCAGGAGCTCACGGGGAATGGTATCTTCAAAGGAGATGAGTCTCCTGGGACTGGAGACAAGCAGCTGAGCTCAGCTAAGCTCAGGGAGATGAGCGGGAACAATATATTTGCAGACGGGAAGTCAGAGTCCCGAGACTACTTTGGAGGTGTGAGGAAGCCACCAGGCGGTGAGAGCAGCATCTCATTGGTCTAA
- the LOC125580496 gene encoding uncharacterized protein LOC125580496 — protein sequence MSKHIYMRSKAVHSVQRSAPPPPLQAPKDESKRNQLDCVTEEKPKEKESFFLSWYKHHLKNFFHAVKFPKERKGTSVVNPDNDDDDEENEYDAGLEKKPMQNKEEPTIVVQAITLPEISDPSLLLKEQSRRSLYTSLPALVQGRKWVLLYSTWRHGISLSTLYRKSQLWPGLSLLVN from the exons ATGAGTAAACACATATATATGAGAAGCAAAGCAGTGCACTCCGTCCAAAGAtctgctcctcctcctcctcttcaggCTCCCAAA GATGAGTCAAAGAGAAATCAACTAGATTGTGTCACTGAAGAGAAGCCTAAGGAGAAGGAGAgcttcttcttgtcttggtATAAACACCATTTGAAGAACTTTTTTCACGCTGTTAAGTTTCCCAAGGAGCGAAAAGGAACTTCTGTTGTGAATcctgataatgatgatgatgatgaagaaaatgaatatgaTGCTGGCCTGGAGAAGAAGCCCATGCAGAATAAAGAGGAACCAACAATAGTAGTACAAGCAATTACTCTACCTGAAATTTCAGATCCCTCTTTACTGTTAAAAGAGCAGTCGAGACGTTCCCTTTATACTTCACTTCCTGCTCTTGTTCAAGGCAGGAAATGGGTATTGCTCTACAG taCATGGAGGCACGGTATATCACTGTCAACGCTATACAGGAAAAGCCAACTCTGGCCTGGTCTCAGTTTACTGGTAAACTAA
- the LOC106373854 gene encoding oxidation resistance protein 1-like: MFGSIPFLWRDLWQTNVVLGCRRQKGSVFGGLVEAPLIPTDYKYQGTNNTFVFTDKSGQPTVYHSTGANRFYTLCSKDLLALGGGGRFALYLDSELLHGSSACSETYGNSCLANSQDFDVKEVELWGFVYGSKYDEVLSLSRKTETICRWS, translated from the exons ATGTTTGGTTCCATACCTTTTTTATGGAGAGATCTATGGCAAACCAACGTTGTTTTAGGTTGTCGGAGACAAAAGGGTTCGGTATTTGGTGGTCTTGTCGAGGCACCTTTGATTCCAACTGATTATAAGTATCAG gGAACCAACAATACATTTGTTTTCACTGATAAGTCTGGACAACCCACAGTATACCATTCCACAG GTGCAAATCGGTTTTACACGTTATGCTCAAAGGACCTCCTAGCTCTCGGCGGTGGTGGACGGTTTGCTCTCTATCTAGACAGTGAgct GCTACACGGATCAAGTGCTTGCTCAGAGACATACGGGAACTCTTGTCTTGCAAACTCTCAGGACTTTGATGTTAAGGAAGTGGAG TTATGGGGATTTGTGTATGGCTCAAAGTATGATGAGGTTCTATCTCTCAGCAGGAAAACCGAGACTATTTGCAGGTGGTCATGA
- the LOC106439288 gene encoding 50S ribosomal protein L23: MGSRLGRRVVHFANLPIKLLMPTKLTNIHEFALRTIPSATKIEIKRVLESLYGFEVEKVNTLNMDGKKKKRGGLLIAKADYKKAYVTLKNPLSISRDLFPVKFIEEDRKSKVKGSSFVEEEDDKKSHWLDQKERREVGGYGNGKGRRGGGERSASPAKGVASAAAGAKFPWSSMRFGGK; the protein is encoded by the coding sequence ATGGGGAGTCGATTGGGAAGACGAGTGGTTCATTTCGCGAATCTCCCGATCAAGCTTCTGATGCCCACGAAACTGACGAACATCCACGAGTTCGCGCTGAGAACGATCCCATCCGCGACCAAGATCGAGATCAAGCGAGTCCTCGAGTCTCTATACGGGTTCGAGGTCGAGAAGGTGAACACTTTAAACATGGacgggaagaagaagaagcgcgGCGGGTTGCTGATAGCGAAGGCGGACTACAAGAAGGCTTACGTCACGCTCAAAAACCCTTTGTCGATTTCTAGAGATCTGTTCCCGGTGAAGTTTATTGAGGAAGATAGGAAGAGTAAAGTGAAAGGATCTAGCTTTGTGGAGGAGGAAGATGATAAGAAGAGTCACTGGCTTGATCAGAAGGAGAGGAGGGAAGTCGGTGGTTATGGTAATGGTAAAGGTCGTCGCGGCGGCGGTGAAAGGTCTGCTTCGCCGGCGAAAGGTGTTGCTTCTGCTGCGGCGGGGGCGAAGTTTCCATGGAGCAGCATGAGATTTGGTGGCAAGTAA